Sequence from the Candidatus Abyssobacteria bacterium SURF_5 genome:
GCTCCGTGCTGCCGGATCGAGGCGCTGGTGTCGCTCGATGCGCGCGGGCAGGTGCTGCTCCCGAAAGAAGTCAGAGAGAAGGCCGGGCTGCAGACAGGCGACAAGCTCGCGGTCGTTCTCTGCGAGGCAGATGACACGGTAGCCCGGATCACGCTCATCAAGGCGGAGGCGTTCGCCCAGACCGCCCGCGAGATGCTCGGCCCGATGATGGGCATGATCGAAGACACGAACCGATCCAAATGACAGTTGACGCACAAATAAAAGGGGGGTTATCCAAGATGAGTTGGGTTTCAATTGACAAAGAAAAGTGCACCGAATGCGGCATCTGCGCGGTGAGGTGTCCGCTCTGTTTTGTCCAGCAGAACGGCGCGACGGTCGCATTTGCAAGCGAAAACAATTGCAGCCTCTGCGGCCACTGCGTGGCATTATGCCCCGGCGAAGCGATCGTACATAGAAAAATGAACATGTCGAATTTCCCTGAGGGCGGCGGCGCGACATTCGAGACGGAGACCTTCATCCGCTTCATTCGCGAGCGGAGGAGCCACCGCCATTTCAAAGACAAAGCAATTCCGGGGGGCGTGCTCGAACAGTTGGTTGATGTCTGCCGGTATGCGCCGACGGGCGGCAATGAGCAAACGGTCGAGGTCATTGTCGTGCTGGACCCGAAACGGCGCCAAACTCTTTCCGACCTGACGGTTGATTTTTTCATTGAGATGGGTGGCGCCGCGGAGAAGATACTGGAAGATCCATCGTCTGAAGCCGGCGAAACGATGATAGCTCCGGAATCTCTGCAGATACTCGCACATTACAAGAATCGCCTGTCCATGGCCCGCGCGGCGGGGTATGATCCGATTCTTTACAAGGCGCCCGCGGTTTTCATTTTTCATTCGCCCACGTATACCCGCACCCCGAAGGATAATTGCGTCATCGCATCGACTACCATGGCTTTGACTGCGAGGACCATGGGGCTCGAATCGACGTATATCGGACTGCTCGAAATGGCCTCGAAAGCATACCAGCCGCTGGCGGAGGAATTGAAGCTGCCGCCGAGGCATGAGGTATATAGCGTCGTGATCATGGGGTATCCGAGGCTGAAATTCCTGAAAGCAGTCGACAGAAAATCCTTGAAAGTGAGATGGGAATAGAGGAGCGGGGATTCATGAGAATGCAGATACAGCAGAAATTAGTTTCGAAACGGGTTTATTCGTTAGCGATTGCAGTTATGGTCGTTCTCTGCATTGCACTGTTGTTAGCCGGCCGGACAGAGGGCAAGCAGTCGCAGGGGAAGATCAGCTATCCGGGACAATACAGCGGGTATTCCTCACCGAAATATACCGGCATGGTCACGTCCTCGTTTTATCTCACGATGCGCGACGGGGTGAAAATCGCCGTTGACCTGCACTTGCCGAAGGGCTTGCCCGACGGCGAGAAGATCCCCACCATCATCTATCAGACGCGGTATATCCGGTCGCTCGAATACCGGTGGCCGTTCAGTCTCCTGATTGGCACGCCGAACGAGGTGACGCGGTCGCAGAAGTTTTTCACGTCTTACGGATACGCATGGGTGAGCGTGGATGCCCGCGGCTCGGGCGCTTCATTCGGAAGCTGGCCATACCCGTATGCGCCCGATGAGATAAAGGACGGTGCGGAAATTGTCGATTGGATCATCCGGCAGCCGTGGTCGGACGGAAAAGTCGGGACATTCGGCACTTCCTATACGGGCTCGACCAGCGAATTTCTTCTGGTGAACAACCATCCGGCCGTCAAAGCGGCGGCGCCGCGCTTCTCGTTGTTTGACGGTTATACCGACATCGCCTTCCCGGGGGGCATACATCAGACGTGGTTCACCGAGAAATGGGCTGCCGGCAATCTTGCCATCGACACGAATACCATCACGGACAAGTTCGGCCTGAAGGTGCGGATGATGGTCAGAGGCATCAAGCCGGTTGACAAGGATAAGGATCGCTCGCTCCTTGCCGCGGCCATCAAAGACCATGAACACAATGGCAATGTTCATACGGAGGCGCTCGGAATCACGTTCCGAGATGATGTTGGCCCGTCCGGGACGGGCACTGCGGATTCTTTCAGCGCGCATGTGTATCTTGATAAAATTGAGTCCTCAGGCGCGGCCGTCTACTGTTACAGCGGCTGGTATGACGGCGCCTATCAGCATTCGGCAATAAAGCGATACCTTTCAATCAGTAATCCCACAAAACTCATCATTGGACCCTGGGATCACGGCGGACGGCAGGGTATCAGCCCTTGGGGCTCGGAAAAGCCGGAGTTCAACCATGACATCAAGATGCTGAGGTTTTTCGATTATCATCTGAAGGGAATAGACAACGGCATCATGCGGGAAAAGCCGATTTATTATTTCACGATGGGCGAAGAGAAATGGAAATGGGCCGATGCATGGCCATTGCCGAACCAAGAGACAAGAAGGCTCTATCTTTCCGCCGGCAACGGGTTGGCGGAAGATCGTCCGACTGACGGGAACGGGCGCGACGAGTATACGGTCGATTACACCGCCGGCACCGGCAGCGCCGCCCGGTGGAACTCCCTGACCGGACCGCGCGGCGACGTCCATTTCGGATATCCAAATCGGACGGAGGAGGATAAGAAGCTGCTTTGCTATACAAGCGCCCCGCTTGCCGAAGAGATGGAGGTGACCGGCCATCCCATCGTGACATTATATGTAACGTCGACGGAGAGCGACGGCAATTTCCTTGTCTATCTTGAAGATGTGTCGCCTGACGGTCATGTCACGTATGTGACTGAGGGCCAGTTGCGCGCGATCCATCGCAAAGTGAGCGATGCGGAGCCTCCATATAGGCTTGTTGTCCCGTATCACACGTTCAAACGGGAGGATGCGATGCCGCTCGTTCCGGGCGAGGTGGCGGAATTGCAGTTCGATTTGCTTCCCACGTCTTATCTCTACAAGAAAGGGCATTCCATTCGGATCGCGATTGCGGGGGCGGACGCGGACCATTTCGCGCTCCTGAAGAGCGATCCACCGCCAGCCCTGCAGTTTCAGCGAAACGAGGCTTATGCCTCGGCCATTGATTTGCCGGTAATTCCGCGGTGAGTCCAAGACCGGCCTGATTCAAGTAAACTCTTGAAGGATGTCTTGCGGCGTCCTCAAGACCTGCGCGTGTTCCCGTCGAGGGGAGAATTTTGTCCTGTTCCCGACCGGATGGTTTCGACATGCATATACTTTTTTGTATAACGTTTGACAGAAGTTTATTGATGTGGGAAAATTAAAATAGGGGCGCAGGGAGGCAGTCTTGGTTGCCCGCACTCCCTGTGAAGATTCTTCTGAATGTTGAGGAAAATTGCAATGAAGCGCCTGCTGAAAACCAGGGGCATGCTTCTTAATGAAAACGACAGGCTTCGCGCTCTCGCGGCCGAAGCGGAGAAGCTTTCGGCCGAGTGCCGGGTGGCAAACAAGAATTTGCGCGAGGGCGAGGAAAAGTTTCGACTCGTGACCGAGACGATCCAGGATGTATTCTGGATGATAACTCCGGACCTCGGTCGGATGCTCTACATAAGCCCGGGTTACGAGAAAATCTGGGGACGCACGCGCGAGAGCCTGTATAGAGAGCCCCGCTCTTTTCTTGACGCCGTACATCCCGAGGATCGGGCTTACATGGATGAGAAGATTCAGGACCCGAACAAAGACGTGGAATTCCGGATTATTCGGCCCGACGGCTCGATCCGCTGGATTCGAACGCGCGCGTTCCCCATTTTGGACGAGCAGGGAAACCTGGTGAAAATAACCGGAGTCGCAACGGATATAACCGAGCTAACGGATAAGATTTCCCAGCTTCAGGAGGCGGAGAGTCTCTCCGCCATCGGCCGCACGGTGGCCTTTGTCGCACATGAGGTGCGAAACCCCCTTCAGATCATTCAACTTGGCGCCGAAACTCTCCAGAGAGAGCTGCAGCACGAGGCGCGGTACCGCGAGACTTTGCAGGAAATATTGCACGGTGTTGATGTTTTAAATGATACTATCTCACAGTTGCTCGATTACGCTCGTCCGGCTTGTCTTGATATGTCGCCGACGACCATCGAGGAGATTATAGAAGGCGCTCTGAAGAATGTAAGCCGGAGACTTGACAACATTGATGTCAAGACTCAGGTCGAAACGGGGCGGGAGAGAATACTTGCAGACAAAGAAAAATGTGTCCAGGTTCTTTATAACATCCTTCTCAATGCCGTCGAGGCGATGCCTGATGGCGGCCGCATCTCTATCCGGTCCCGCTTCATAAGCCAGAACGGCGCCAGAAAGGCGGAGATCAGTATCGCCGACAGCGGGATAGGGATTCGCGAGGAGAATCTGGCGCGGCTTTCCGAGCCGTTCTTCACCACGAAACTCGGCGGCATCGGTTTAGGTTTGAGCATTTGCAGGAAGATTCTCCAGGCGCACAATGGCACTCTGAACATCACGAGCAAGGAGCACCAGGGCACCACAGTCGAAATCGTCCTGCCGGCGCAGAGCGAGAATGAACTCCCGTCTGAACATCCTGTTGCCTGATATCCGCCTTTGTGGCATAATATTGTGTCCTTCCTTTCCGTGATTCGACGCCTGCCGGCGGGAAAACAGTAAATCAAGCGTGCGCGAGGGGCCAAGTTTACATGATGAACAAGTACATGCACACGGTGCTCGTCGTAGAGGACGAGTTCCTCCAGAGACGCCAGATGGTGCGCGTCCTGGAAATGTACGGTTACGGGATACTCGAGGCCTCCGACGGGATGGAGGCCATCCGCATCCTTGACAGCCAAAAGGTGGACCTTATCCTGACAGACCTGAGGATGCCGTTCGGAGGCGGCATCTCGCTTCTCAAATACGTCAAGATATTTTTCCCTCGCATCCCTGTCCTGATTGTCACCGCCTATCCGGAAGACATTGAAGATATCAAACCCGACGCTTTACTGTGCAAGCCCTACGGCCCGGACGAACTGATACGGTCCGTCCAGTACCTCACGTCGATCATCGCATAAAGAAGGAAAGGAGGACCGAAAAAGGATCTGGGAAAACCCATAGGGTTGATCCCTCTGTCGGCCAGGCTGCTGCAATTCTCTTCATTCCCGTTCTTGCCATATTCGGTTCATTTTTCATCTTCAGGTTTGAGGCAAATGAAGATTGGCAGTTCCTGATCTCCAATTCGCCTGATCTGCTCGTGCAGTTCAAAGCCGGTCTCCCTCAACAAATTCCTCCACGTTTCCAATGAGAAAAGTCCTCCCCGATGCAGATCGTGCTCTATTCGCAGTCTTCCCTGCTCGCGAATCAGAAAAACGAAAACCGATTCAAACTGCCCTCCAAACGAGTTGCTGCCAATGACCCTGGAAACCATGGTTTTCTCCGATAAAATGTCGTCCTTGAAGGTCTTGGATAGCAATGATTCAACAATATAGATCGGACGTCCGGGAAAGTCAAAAGACATGGTGAGCAAAATCGAGAGTCTGAAGATTTTGGAGATTCCTCTCTCATGTTCTGGTTTGGCTTTCGCATGAGAAAGTTTTGGCATCCGACTTGCCCATTACAAGCCGAGAGATGCACGCCCTGCACCGGACGGCGCAGGCTTGAGAATCTAAAAACGTCGGGACTGTGGGATTTCTTGGAATAAAAGAGATTATTTATGGCGATCGTCTGCTTTGTGAACCACATGGATCTCTTGGCTGCATCTGCCTATTTTTGGTGCAAATGCTCGATCAAGATGCACAGCGCCTTGAATAGTTTTCTTTTTTGTCGAATGTGAAGGGAGGTGAGTTGACTGCTTCTCCGGGCCGCGGTCTAGGCTTCGTCTAGCTAACAAGCCGACCAGCCGTATGCCTGACGGCGTCCGCGGGAAAGAAGGCAGACAACTGCAAGGCAGGTTGTCTTTCATTTATGAAAGGTAACCTGCCGCGCCTTCTATGTGGCAAAACAGGGCCGGGAGGCTGCAAGAGGAGGAAAACAATGAGCAGAAGAAATTCGTATCCTTGCTGGTTGGCGCTTTTGACCATCTTCTTGTCATTTGGTTCAGTCGCGTTTGCGGAGAGCGAGCCGGCACCCGTGAGAGATGATCCCGCCGAAGCGCGCTCGAGCGAAGAGGCTGCAGAGTGGGATATTGAAATCGGCGCCTGTGCGGCTCTGCTTACCGAATACGTCTGGCGCGGGCAGGTGCTCGTAGACGATGCGGTCTTCCAGCCGGCCGCAAACGTAACCGTCGAGAACTTCACCGCCGCCCTCTGGGGAAACTATGCGCTCAATGACGGCGAGTGGACCGAACTGGATTATATTCTCGATTATTCCGCAGGACTTGGCGCGCTCTCGCGGAGCCTGGCGAAGATGACCCTGTCACTCGGTTATATCTACTATGATTTCCCGAATCTGACGGCCGGCGATGATTCACAGGAAATTTATGCCACCATCGGCATGGATGCCTTCCTCAGCCCGTACGCGTCCGTTTACTGGGATTTCGATCAGGGCGACGGAACGTACTATGAAGTCGGAGTTTCCCATAGCGTGCCGGTTGACGAAGCCTCGCTGAACGTTGGCGGGAGTTTCGGATACAACGATGGGCAATGGGACTTCGATTCATCCCTGACGGCCCTCTTGCTCAAAGCGAGCCTGGCCGTACCCATTGGAAGCAAAGTCGTTTTTGAGCCCGGCGTCTTTTATTCGCTGGCGCTGGACAGCCAGTATGAAGACGAGTTTTACGGCGGCCTGTCGTTCAGCTTTCTCGTCTGGTGAGAAAATGAAAGGAAGGAAGTGCTCCAATGACACACATGAAAATGCTTCTGCCCCTTTTTTTGGCCGTTAGCGTCGCACTGCTTCTGCTTCCGGGCGGCGCACACGCAGAAGAGGCGGCATCTGCAGATTTTGAAATCGCGTTGAACACAGTTTGGACGCTGATGGCGGCATTCCTCGTGTTTTTCATGCAGGCGGGCTTCGCCATGGTGGAGAGCGGATTCACCCGGGCGAAAAATGCCGCGAATATCATGATGAAAAATCTGATGGATTTCTCCGCCGGCTCGCTCGCCTATTGGGCGGTCGGTTTCGGGCTGATGTTTGGAACCGACCGATTCGGCTTGTTTGGCACCGACGGCTTCCTCTTGAGTTCCGCTTCCCCTTCGACTGCCGAGGGAATGTGGCAGTTTGCGTTCTGGATCTTTCAGGTCGTCTTTGCGGCAACGGCGGCCACTATCGTCTCGGGCGCCATGGCGGAGCGGACCAAGTTCATCGGGTACCTGCTGTACAGCGTGGTCATCTCCGCCTTCATCTATCCCGTCGTCGGCCACTGGATTTGGGGCGGCGGCTGGCTCAGCGAGAGAGGGATGTTGGATTTCGCCGGCTCGACTGTAGTCCATTCCGTTGGAGGATGGAGCGCACTCGCGGGCGCTCTGATGTTGGGCCCGCGCATCGGAAAGTACGGACCGAATGGAAGCGTCAAGGCGATACCGGGTCACAATATTCCCCTGGCGTCACTCGGGGTTTTCATCCTGTGGTTCGGGTGGTTCGGCTTTAATCCCGGCAGCACAACCAGCGGCACCAACCTGAGCATCGCCGCGATCGCCGTGACCACGAACCTTGCGGCGGCGGCGGGAGCGGCCTCTGCCATGGTCACTATCTGGATCCGCTATGGCAAGCCCGACACCAGTATGACGCTCAACGGAGCGCTCGCCGGATTAGTGGCAATTACGGCGCCGTGCGCATTGGTTTCGCCGGCAAGCGCGGTGATAATCGGATTGATCGCAGGCGTTCTCGTGGTCTTCTCGGTTGAATTCATCGACCGCGTCCTCAAAATCGATGACCCGGTCGGCGCCATTTCGGTCCACGGGGTTTGCGGCGCTTTCGGCACGCTCTGCGTCGGCATTTTTGCACAGGCTGCTTACGCACAAGCAAGCGGCCTTGGCGCGGTAAACGGACTGTTGTTCGGCGGAGGCGCGAAGCAGCTACTGGCGCAGCTTACCGGCGTCGTTTCGGTTTTCCTCTGGACGTTCGCGTCGGCAACCGCTTTATTC
This genomic interval carries:
- a CDS encoding response regulator, yielding MMNKYMHTVLVVEDEFLQRRQMVRVLEMYGYGILEASDGMEAIRILDSQKVDLILTDLRMPFGGGISLLKYVKIFFPRIPVLIVTAYPEDIEDIKPDALLCKPYGPDELIRSVQYLTSIIA
- a CDS encoding AbrB/MazE/SpoVT family DNA-binding domain-containing protein, which encodes MRKKRKKSQGDTGLERASGPAPCCRIEALVSLDARGQVLLPKEVREKAGLQTGDKLAVVLCEADDTVARITLIKAEAFAQTAREMLGPMMGMIEDTNRSK
- a CDS encoding CocE/NonD family hydrolase, translating into MVTSSFYLTMRDGVKIAVDLHLPKGLPDGEKIPTIIYQTRYIRSLEYRWPFSLLIGTPNEVTRSQKFFTSYGYAWVSVDARGSGASFGSWPYPYAPDEIKDGAEIVDWIIRQPWSDGKVGTFGTSYTGSTSEFLLVNNHPAVKAAAPRFSLFDGYTDIAFPGGIHQTWFTEKWAAGNLAIDTNTITDKFGLKVRMMVRGIKPVDKDKDRSLLAAAIKDHEHNGNVHTEALGITFRDDVGPSGTGTADSFSAHVYLDKIESSGAAVYCYSGWYDGAYQHSAIKRYLSISNPTKLIIGPWDHGGRQGISPWGSEKPEFNHDIKMLRFFDYHLKGIDNGIMREKPIYYFTMGEEKWKWADAWPLPNQETRRLYLSAGNGLAEDRPTDGNGRDEYTVDYTAGTGSAARWNSLTGPRGDVHFGYPNRTEEDKKLLCYTSAPLAEEMEVTGHPIVTLYVTSTESDGNFLVYLEDVSPDGHVTYVTEGQLRAIHRKVSDAEPPYRLVVPYHTFKREDAMPLVPGEVAELQFDLLPTSYLYKKGHSIRIAIAGADADHFALLKSDPPPALQFQRNEAYASAIDLPVIPR
- a CDS encoding ammonium transporter, whose translation is MKMLLPLFLAVSVALLLLPGGAHAEEAASADFEIALNTVWTLMAAFLVFFMQAGFAMVESGFTRAKNAANIMMKNLMDFSAGSLAYWAVGFGLMFGTDRFGLFGTDGFLLSSASPSTAEGMWQFAFWIFQVVFAATAATIVSGAMAERTKFIGYLLYSVVISAFIYPVVGHWIWGGGWLSERGMLDFAGSTVVHSVGGWSALAGALMLGPRIGKYGPNGSVKAIPGHNIPLASLGVFILWFGWFGFNPGSTTSGTNLSIAAIAVTTNLAAAAGAASAMVTIWIRYGKPDTSMTLNGALAGLVAITAPCALVSPASAVIIGLIAGVLVVFSVEFIDRVLKIDDPVGAISVHGVCGAFGTLCVGIFAQAAYAQASGLGAVNGLLFGGGAKQLLAQLTGVVSVFLWTFASATALFASIKYTVGLRVERDHELRGLDIGEHGMEAYSGFQIFITE
- a CDS encoding PAS domain S-box protein, producing MLRKIAMKRLLKTRGMLLNENDRLRALAAEAEKLSAECRVANKNLREGEEKFRLVTETIQDVFWMITPDLGRMLYISPGYEKIWGRTRESLYREPRSFLDAVHPEDRAYMDEKIQDPNKDVEFRIIRPDGSIRWIRTRAFPILDEQGNLVKITGVATDITELTDKISQLQEAESLSAIGRTVAFVAHEVRNPLQIIQLGAETLQRELQHEARYRETLQEILHGVDVLNDTISQLLDYARPACLDMSPTTIEEIIEGALKNVSRRLDNIDVKTQVETGRERILADKEKCVQVLYNILLNAVEAMPDGGRISIRSRFISQNGARKAEISIADSGIGIREENLARLSEPFFTTKLGGIGLGLSICRKILQAHNGTLNITSKEHQGTTVEIVLPAQSENELPSEHPVA